TAAAACAAATGACTGATCAATACCAATAAATTCGATGCACCATGCAAAGGATCAAAAAACATAGTAGatatgaaatgaaatgcGACAATAAGTAAAGAGAAGATTTGCACAGAACAGCAAAGTTGTCTTTTAATCAAGctatccttcttttctccttcaaaaaaaaaggataaagaTACGACGATTAAAGACACACCACTCGAACAGGCTTCATTTAAGCCATAACCATAAGAGCAGCGACTGCAATGCAACCGACGACAGCAACCTTGGTCATACCTTCGGTAGCAGCACCGGAGCTGCTGCTCGAGCCGTGGCTACTACTAGAGCCATCCTTAGAGTTGGAAGCACTACTGGATTGACCAGACTTAGTAGAGAATCCACTGCTGCTGCTACCGCTGGCAGTCTTGGCGCCATCGGAGGTAAGGGAGCCAGAAGATGAAACAGAAGAGGAAGGAGCAGAAGAGCTAGAGCCactgctgctgctgctgctggGAGCAGAGGAAGAAGAGCCAGAAGAGCTAgcagaggaagaagaagcagggGTGGAGCTAGCAGAAGAGGAGGTGCTAGAAACGATACCACCGCTGATGCCACCAGAACTGAGACTCGTGCCACTGCCTTCGATGGTGAAGGTGTGAGATTGGGCCAAAGAACCAGTGTTCATTTCATCGGCACTATCGAGGTAGATTTGCCATCCAGAGTGAGGGAGATCACTGGATAGTTGAATGTTGGTGGTCAAATGGCCTTCAGATGTATCGACAGTACCGAGATCGTATCTTCTGTTGGGGTAGTTATTCATGTTCATCAAGATCACCTTGGTCTTATGAGGGTCAGTGCTAACAGCATCCCAAGAGACGGTATTGGTTTGACCAGGCTTCCAAACGGTATCCTTGTTAGGAGAGTTTAATTGAATAGCCTGAGCGACGAACGCGCTAGCAAGGCAAAGTAAAAATCCGGcacttttgaaaagcattGTGCTAAAGAGAGTcgaagaaacaaaagaatgaaaaactTGGTAAAAGGAAGCACACCGAGTACACTAAATCTAAAGTTCAGAATGTTTTGTAACGGGGCGTCTACCCGtcaatatatatatctattTTTGATGACAAAGGAAACGTCACGTTTGTTCTGGTGAGGCACAGGAAGTAACAGGTGCCTTGAGCGTGCGACTTAAACCGTTCCCCCCCCTCCAATCACCCAGCCTTTTAAGGTTCCAGAGAAATGTAAATAGCAACAGgaatgtaaataaacaacaatAGGAAATTCGAATATTTTCCtgtataaaaaagcaaatggttcaatgatttttttttgtactGATTTTGTAGTGTTATCCATTCTGCCGTAACGCTTGCTGACTCTCTTATTGTTTACAGTTGCGAATTCTATGGCAACTACCATGTTAGATCACATGGCTGGACAATTGAATGATACAAAATTCATGTACTCCTAACATCAGCAAGGAAACCATATTTGCAGTATTCATATCGTTAGTGGTATGGATTCAATTTCGGGGTTCGGTGGGAAATTAGCTTAAAGCCGGAAAGGTGTAGGATCCTTTCTGTTTCATCAGCGAGTCCAAGTTTTAGTCTTGGTCATGGTTTCATAGTTTCACAGTTCAGTAgcattttggttttcatgTTTCGTTTTTCGTAATCTAgttataaaataaaaagttgttggtcataaaaaagaattcattcACTTTGGTTTGATGACTTGCGAAATTCACCTTGTTGTTTACCATATAATCATACTGTTTCTATGGAGGCgaatgaaagagaaatagAGACAGATTGAGTGAGTGCAAGTTCCTCAAAAGTACTCTGCACATTgggtaaaaaaaaacaaaaagaaaaatagaaatagaaaaagaggaatcgTTAAAAGTATCTTCATTCCAACATTTGGAGACATCGGTTTTGCAGGCATTCACAAACATGCTTACGTATACACCAAACCATCAAAATAAGCAGAttgttgctctttttcttctacttcGTTTCTCTGTTCCAAGGTAGCAAAGAGCGCTGGATCCCCCAAAGCCATGCGTTTCGAGGTATACATTTGAGCAAGAATCCCTGCAGCAACTGATATACAGTTTTCGGTCCATTGATTAGCCCATTCATTTGGAAGTATGGCCGTCGGACCAAACAGCTCGATATACCGATTATCCACAGCCCATTGATGCCATTCTAAAGGAATTGGCTGAGATGTAGTAAAAAACTCCAGGTCATGGCTGACATCCTTCAAGcataacaaaaagcaaagctgCTCCGTCTCTGATATTTCTTTCGATTTTACTGTAAATGCTTGAATGGACAACAACAAATGTGTAACTCGAATAGAAgatccttcctttttctcgCTGTTTTCCTCTTCGGACTTTGCAGAATTCGATTCTTCAACATACTTTTTTGCATGTCGGATTGGTTGCACCAAATTTTCCTTGGCCAGCTTTTTCGCTTCCAATAATCCATTGCATAAGGCAAAGTTTTCATACAAATCACCAGTCCTGCTTCGCACCTTGGCCTCTTTGTCCAACAAAACCGTCAAATCACCACCCTCCACTTGAGACATAACCTAGAAACCCGTTAGTATCATCTTCCATCTaataaaagctttttgcTTACATTATCAAAACTATCGTAAACAATTCGATCCACGTGAGAAAAGCCAGCTAAGTCGTGAAACACCATAACCTGCAAGACTTCATGATCCTGAATAGGAGGAGCAACCACATTCATTACATTCTGAAAGGTGTTACTCAATGTCGGTAAGGCCTTGCTTCGAATACCATTTCCAATATCTCCTAAACCAGACTTGTTAGTACAATTTTAAATTACCCTTTTCTGGAGGTCTCGTACCAAGCTTATTTAAGTCCATCATTTTTCGGACCTGGCTGTCCCAATGAGCTGTTTCTTCATGATTCTTAATAGAACGAACATGCTGTTCTGCAGAACGAACGGCTGCTGAAGCACTTGACCATAAACCGCCAAACCAGTTATTCTTGTTCTCCTCTTTGGGCGTCTCGTTACCCTCTCGTCCATACTGGGTATCAAACCGTTTGGAAGTGCGGTCATCAGAAGGCTCGTTTTGCGACTTCTCCTTCGATTCAGCTGGGGCTTTGGAAGTTTCCTGCGTAGCACCTTCAGAAAGTTGTCTGTAAGCTGCTTCGCGCTTTTCATTCTCTAATTCATCCAAGAAATCTAAAATctccttttcattttcaggAGCGTTCACTtgttcattcttttcagtGGGTTCTTTCTCTTCGGGTTTTGAGTCTGTCTCTGTATTTTCCACTCCCAGATGATCCAAGGAAGCCATTAAAGATTCCACATCATCTGGtacttcattttctttcgacATTTTCacgtttgtttatttagTTGTCGTTCGTTTCGATCACGGTACCCAACGGACGGACCGTTATAATAATAATCGGCGGACGAGATTGGAGGCAGGCTCTATTccactttcttttacattCAAACTACGCCTTTCAAAATGGAATCAAAATACATATATACAAAAGGAACCTTATTTCTTCCAATGATCTGAGCGACTAGTCATGGGTGAATACGTTTCCCGACTGCCTTGAATacttttcactttttttttaaaaaaagaataaaaagtaattcttttttctatgaATAATTTGAATCGCATTCATCCTATATTCATCACATTTTGCAGTTCATTCATATCGAATAGTAAAGTAACGATCTAGTTCAATATCCTCTTTTGTAATATACATGGAGACTGCCTCTTGTACGTATATCCTCTCCATAGCCTTTACTAGACGtggatttcatttttcattttccttgtcAAATTGTATACGAATAACAATCgacatttcttttctcgtATTCCAATAGATAGTTTGTTATATTCGGACATTACGTgaaccaaaacaaaatactTCAAGTGGAAATACAATCCGTTGGAATTTAAcataataaacaaagcataAAAGAGACTATTTTTATCAGCAAAATAGAAACGTATCTCCTAGGTTA
The nucleotide sequence above comes from Schizosaccharomyces osmophilus chromosome 3, complete sequence. Encoded proteins:
- a CDS encoding Golgi protein, associated with COP vesicles (predicted), DUF5427, encoding MSKENEVPDDVESLMASLDHLGVENTETDSKPEEKEPTEKNEQVNAPENEKEILDFLDELENEKREAAYRQLSEGATQETSKAPAESKEKSQNEPSDDRTSKRFDTQYGREGNETPKEENKNNWFGGLWSSASAAVRSAEQHVRSIKNHEETAHWDSQVRKMMDLNKLGDIGNGIRSKALPTLSNTFQNVMNVVAPPIQDHEVLQVMVFHDLAGFSHVDRIVYDSFDNVMSQVEGGDLTVLLDKEAKVRSRTGDLYENFALCNGLLEAKKLAKENLVQPIRHAKKYVEESNSAKSEEENSEKKEGSSIRVTHLLLSIQAFTVKSKEISETEQLCFLLCLKDVSHDLEFFTTSQPIPLEWHQWAVDNRYIELFGPTAILPNEWANQWTENCISVAAGILAQMYTSKRMALGDPALFATLEQRNEVEEKEQQSAYFDGLVYT
- the knh2 gene encoding conserved fungal cell surface protein, Kre9/Knh1 family, Knh2 — encoded protein: MLFKSAGFLLCLASAFVAQAIQLNSPNKDTVWKPGQTNTVSWDAVSTDPHKTKVILMNMNNYPNRRYDLGTVDTSEGHLTTNIQLSSDLPHSGWQIYLDSADEMNTGSLAQSHTFTIEGSGTSLSSGGISGGIVSSTSSSASSTPASSSSASSSGSSSSAPSSSSSSGSSSSAPSSSVSSSGSLTSDGAKTASGSSSSGFSTKSGQSSSASNSKDGSSSSHGSSSSSGAATEGMTKVAVVGCIAVAALMVMA